One stretch of Streptomyces sp. A2-16 DNA includes these proteins:
- a CDS encoding diacylglycerol kinase family protein, with the protein MAEVATSATSDHLLVVIDPVARQTDGESVRIVKDVLSAGAATKVCLPEGPEEFARALARRGSRRPVVVGDDRALMRAVVLLHRQRALAECVLSVVPVGAVLGVAHSLGVPTGAVAAARAVLDGAERRLDMLVDDSDGVVLGALRIPALVAREEPGEAARPWLRTQQAEAARPWLRTCQSLVRTLVPARPARDAAPAVAGPSRLRVEVDGVTLVDLDQPLEAVSVTPGSGTGLASVEVRPLSVGAEASPLLATGRTVTVTGADFRYRADAGVAGPVRRRTWTVREGALGLVLPGR; encoded by the coding sequence ATGGCCGAGGTGGCGACTTCCGCGACTTCCGATCACCTGCTGGTGGTGATCGACCCGGTCGCCCGGCAGACGGACGGCGAGTCCGTACGGATCGTGAAAGACGTGCTCAGCGCGGGTGCGGCGACGAAGGTGTGTCTGCCGGAGGGGCCCGAGGAGTTCGCTCGGGCGCTGGCCCGGCGCGGCTCGCGGCGCCCGGTGGTGGTCGGTGACGACCGTGCGCTGATGCGGGCGGTGGTACTGCTGCACCGGCAGCGGGCGCTGGCCGAATGCGTGCTGTCGGTGGTGCCGGTGGGCGCGGTCCTGGGCGTCGCCCACTCGCTCGGAGTCCCCACGGGCGCGGTGGCCGCCGCCCGGGCGGTCCTGGACGGGGCCGAGCGGCGGCTGGACATGCTGGTGGACGACAGCGACGGGGTGGTCCTCGGAGCACTGCGGATCCCTGCCCTGGTGGCGCGGGAGGAGCCGGGGGAGGCCGCGCGGCCGTGGCTGCGGACCCAGCAGGCGGAGGCGGCGCGGCCCTGGCTGCGGACCTGCCAGTCCCTCGTACGGACCCTGGTGCCGGCTCGTCCCGCGCGGGACGCCGCGCCCGCCGTCGCCGGGCCCTCGCGGCTGCGGGTGGAGGTCGACGGGGTGACCCTGGTGGACCTGGACCAGCCCCTGGAGGCGGTCTCGGTGACACCGGGCTCCGGCACCGGGCTCGCCTCGGTGGAGGTGCGCCCGCTGTCGGTGGGGGCGGAGGCCTCCCCGCTGCTGGCCACCGGCAGGACGGTGACCGTCACCGGCGCGGACTTCCGCTACCGGGCGGACGCGGGGGTCGCGGGCCCGGTACGGAGGCGGACCTGGACCGTGCGGGAGGGGGCGCTGGGGTTGGTGTTGCCGGGGCGGTGA
- a CDS encoding adenylosuccinate synthase — MPALVLLGAQWGDEGKGKATDLLGGSVDYVVRYQGGNNAGHTVVVGDQKYALHLLPSGILSPGCTPVIGNGVVVDPSVLFSELNGLNDRGVDTSKLLISGNAHIITPYNVTVDKVTERFLGKRKIGTTGRGIGPTYADKINRVGIRIQDLYDESILTQKVEAALDGKNQLLTKVFNRRAIEVGQVVEELLSYADRLKPYVADTVLVLNQALEQDKVVLFEGGQGTLLDIDHGTYPFVTSSNPTAGGACTGAGVGPTKISRVIGILKAYTTRVGSGPFPTELFDEDGEALRRIGGERGVTTGRDRRCGWFDAVIARYATRVNGLTDFFLTKLDVLTGWEQIPVCVAYEIDGERVEELPYSQTDFHHAKPVYEYLPGWSEDITKAKTFADLPKNAQDYVKALEEMSGAPISAIGVGPGRDETIEINSFL, encoded by the coding sequence GTGCCCGCACTTGTGCTGCTCGGTGCTCAGTGGGGTGACGAAGGCAAGGGAAAGGCGACCGACCTGCTCGGTGGCTCGGTGGACTATGTGGTGCGCTACCAGGGCGGCAACAACGCCGGCCACACGGTAGTCGTGGGCGATCAGAAGTACGCCCTCCACCTCCTCCCTTCCGGAATCCTGTCTCCGGGGTGCACCCCGGTCATCGGCAACGGTGTCGTCGTCGATCCGTCGGTCCTGTTCTCCGAGCTGAACGGACTGAACGACCGCGGCGTCGACACCTCCAAGCTCCTGATCAGCGGTAACGCCCACATCATCACGCCGTACAACGTCACCGTGGACAAGGTGACGGAACGCTTCCTCGGAAAGCGCAAGATCGGCACCACCGGTCGCGGCATCGGCCCCACCTACGCCGACAAGATCAACCGCGTGGGCATCCGCATCCAGGACCTGTACGACGAGTCGATCCTGACCCAGAAGGTCGAGGCGGCCCTCGACGGCAAGAACCAGCTCCTGACCAAGGTCTTCAACCGCCGGGCCATCGAGGTGGGCCAGGTCGTCGAGGAGCTGCTGAGCTACGCGGACCGGCTGAAGCCGTACGTCGCCGACACGGTCCTGGTGCTCAACCAGGCCCTGGAGCAGGACAAGGTCGTCCTGTTCGAGGGCGGCCAGGGCACGCTCCTGGACATCGACCACGGCACGTACCCCTTCGTCACCTCGTCGAACCCGACCGCGGGCGGCGCCTGCACCGGCGCCGGCGTGGGCCCGACGAAGATCAGCCGGGTCATCGGCATCCTCAAGGCCTACACGACCCGGGTGGGCTCGGGCCCCTTCCCCACGGAGCTCTTCGACGAGGACGGCGAGGCGCTGCGCCGCATCGGCGGTGAGCGGGGTGTCACCACCGGCCGTGACCGTCGCTGCGGCTGGTTCGACGCGGTGATCGCCCGGTACGCGACCCGCGTCAACGGCCTCACCGACTTCTTCCTCACCAAGCTCGACGTGCTCACCGGCTGGGAGCAGATCCCGGTCTGTGTCGCGTACGAGATCGACGGCGAGCGGGTCGAGGAGCTCCCCTACTCGCAGACGGACTTCCACCACGCGAAGCCGGTCTACGAGTACCTGCCGGGCTGGAGCGAGGACATCACGAAGGCCAAGACCTTCGCCGACCTCCCGAAGAACGCCCAGGACTACGTGAAGGCGCTGGAGGAGATGTCCGGCGCCCCGATCTCCGCGATCGGCGTGGGCCCGGGCCGGGACGAGACGATCGAGATCAACTCGTTCCTGTAA
- a CDS encoding 5'-nucleotidase C-terminal domain-containing protein, with amino-acid sequence MPVSPMNRRAFVKKSAVTGAAVAAAGTVAAAPAQAAEHKPAKAPRTWSFSILGTTDLHSHVFDWDYYLDKAYSDSKGNSVGVARVATLIKQQRAAKGEEHVLLVDAGDIIQGTSLAYYFARVQPITDKGAPKHPMAVAMNHMRYDAAALGNHEFNYGIEVLRKFESQCRFPLLGANALDAKTLKPAFQPYTVKRICVPGAPDIKVGILGLTNPGIALWDKDNVSGKMVFPGLVEQAKKYVPRLRALGCDVVFLTDHSGLDGSSSYGDELPYVENASNLVAQQVPGIDAILVGHTHIEVPSYTVKNDETGEDVLLSEPYCWGYRLSVFDFELELVRGQWKVTKKTAQTLNPNTVDEDPEIKKLLEADHELVVKYVNTAVGTCTEDLSAADSCWKDVPIMDFIHQVQMDTVKAGLSASDAALPLISVAAPFSRTADIPAGSVTIKDIAGLYIYDNTLYGKKLTGAQLKDYLEYAAKYYYQVPAGTKVDTATLTNANSFWDYMYDTAAGVSYDIDIAAAEGSRIKNLSYNGTSVTDDQVFVVAVNNYRANGGSGYPHIAAADIAYSSTNEIRQLMIDYVTSKGALDPKDFAVTNWRLTQSGTPVF; translated from the coding sequence ATGCCCGTCAGTCCCATGAACCGCCGTGCGTTCGTGAAGAAGTCGGCCGTCACCGGAGCGGCCGTCGCCGCCGCGGGCACCGTGGCCGCCGCGCCCGCGCAGGCTGCCGAGCACAAGCCCGCGAAGGCGCCGAGGACCTGGTCGTTCTCCATCCTCGGCACCACCGACCTGCACAGCCATGTCTTCGACTGGGACTACTACCTCGACAAGGCCTACTCCGACAGCAAGGGCAACTCCGTGGGTGTCGCCCGCGTCGCCACGCTCATCAAGCAGCAGCGCGCGGCCAAGGGCGAGGAGCACGTGCTGCTCGTCGACGCCGGCGACATCATCCAGGGCACCTCACTGGCGTACTACTTCGCGCGCGTGCAGCCGATCACCGACAAGGGCGCGCCGAAGCACCCGATGGCCGTCGCCATGAACCACATGCGCTACGACGCCGCCGCCCTCGGCAACCACGAGTTCAACTACGGCATCGAGGTGCTCAGGAAGTTCGAGAGCCAGTGTCGCTTCCCGCTGCTGGGCGCCAACGCGCTCGACGCGAAGACCCTGAAGCCCGCCTTCCAGCCGTACACCGTGAAGCGGATCTGCGTGCCGGGCGCCCCCGACATCAAGGTCGGCATCCTCGGCCTCACCAACCCCGGCATCGCCCTGTGGGACAAGGACAACGTCAGCGGGAAGATGGTCTTCCCCGGCCTGGTCGAGCAGGCGAAGAAGTACGTGCCCCGGCTGCGCGCGCTCGGCTGTGACGTCGTCTTCCTGACCGACCACTCCGGCCTGGACGGCTCCTCCTCGTACGGCGACGAGCTGCCGTACGTCGAGAACGCCTCCAACCTCGTCGCCCAGCAGGTCCCGGGCATCGACGCGATCCTGGTCGGGCACACCCACATCGAGGTGCCCTCGTACACGGTGAAGAACGACGAGACCGGCGAGGACGTCCTGCTGTCCGAGCCGTACTGCTGGGGCTACCGGCTCAGCGTCTTCGACTTCGAGCTGGAACTCGTGCGCGGGCAGTGGAAGGTCACCAAGAAGACCGCCCAGACCCTCAACCCCAACACGGTCGACGAGGACCCGGAGATCAAAAAGCTCCTGGAGGCCGACCACGAGCTGGTCGTGAAGTACGTCAACACGGCCGTCGGCACCTGCACCGAGGACCTCTCCGCGGCGGACTCCTGCTGGAAGGACGTCCCCATCATGGACTTCATCCACCAGGTCCAGATGGACACCGTCAAGGCGGGACTCTCCGCCTCCGACGCCGCCCTCCCGCTCATCTCCGTCGCCGCGCCCTTCTCCCGCACCGCCGACATCCCCGCGGGCAGCGTCACCATCAAGGACATCGCCGGGCTCTACATCTACGACAACACCCTCTACGGCAAGAAGCTCACCGGCGCCCAGCTCAAGGACTACCTGGAGTACGCGGCCAAGTACTACTACCAGGTCCCGGCGGGCACGAAGGTCGACACCGCGACCCTGACCAACGCCAACAGCTTCTGGGACTACATGTACGACACCGCTGCGGGCGTCTCGTACGACATCGACATCGCGGCGGCCGAGGGCTCCCGCATCAAGAACCTGTCCTACAACGGGACTTCGGTCACCGACGACCAGGTCTTCGTCGTCGCCGTCAACAACTACCGGGCCAACGGCGGCTCCGGCTACCCGCACATCGCCGCCGCCGACATCGCCTACAGCTCCACCAACGAGATCCGCCAGCTGATGATCGACTACGTGACCTCGAAGGGCGCCCTGGACCCGAAGGACTTCGCCGTCACCAACTGGAGGCTGACGCAGAGCGGGACGCCGGTCTTCTGA
- a CDS encoding peptidase inhibitor family I36 protein has protein sequence MKRFIAVLSAGLLATGAVLATSASAQAAACGSGNFCAWTDANYQGQKIEWTGDDGWWEGNIADQDSSWANHGISGPGIKDHVKVYASANQLGPMTICLAPGQEAGYNGVANDRGDSHIWATGC, from the coding sequence GTGAAGCGCTTCATCGCCGTCCTGTCCGCCGGACTGCTCGCCACCGGAGCCGTCCTCGCCACCTCGGCCTCGGCCCAGGCGGCGGCCTGCGGCAGCGGGAACTTCTGCGCGTGGACGGACGCCAACTACCAGGGCCAGAAGATCGAGTGGACCGGCGACGACGGCTGGTGGGAGGGCAACATCGCCGACCAGGACTCCTCCTGGGCCAACCACGGCATCTCGGGCCCCGGCATCAAGGACCACGTCAAGGTGTACGCCTCCGCCAACCAGCTCGGCCCGATGACGATCTGTCTCGCGCCCGGCCAGGAGGCCGGCTACAACGGCGTGGCCAACGACCGCGGTGACTCCCACATCTGGGCGACCGGCTGCTGA
- a CDS encoding sigma-70 family RNA polymerase sigma factor, producing the protein MSERDGMAAQFEEHRPRLRAVAHRMLGSLGEADDALQDAWLRVDRADTSGVENPGGWLTTVVARVCLNLLRAREARREEELADDRVPASAARATDPEEEALLADSVGLALLIVLDTLAPAERLAFVLHDMFQVPFDEIAPMIEKTPAATRQLAGRARRRVRGAPASAAPTADASRRHRVVDAYLAATRGGDFDALLALLHPDVVLHADRAVVPTPEPLLVRGARPVAEGAMASLGRARSAALVLVDGEVGMAMLEKGRLRVLLRFAFDGDLIREIDVVAEPERLRKTEVALVEG; encoded by the coding sequence ATGTCCGAACGGGACGGGATGGCCGCGCAGTTCGAGGAGCACCGGCCGCGGCTGAGGGCCGTCGCCCACCGCATGCTGGGCTCGCTCGGCGAGGCGGACGACGCCCTCCAGGACGCCTGGCTGCGGGTGGACCGCGCGGACACGTCCGGCGTGGAGAACCCGGGAGGGTGGCTGACCACGGTTGTGGCCCGGGTCTGCCTCAACCTGCTGAGGGCGCGGGAGGCCCGGCGCGAGGAGGAACTGGCGGACGACCGGGTCCCGGCGTCGGCGGCACGTGCCACGGACCCGGAGGAGGAGGCCCTTCTCGCCGACTCCGTCGGACTCGCGCTGCTGATCGTCCTCGACACGCTCGCCCCCGCCGAACGGCTCGCCTTCGTGCTGCACGACATGTTCCAGGTGCCGTTCGACGAGATCGCCCCGATGATCGAGAAAACCCCGGCGGCCACCCGGCAGTTGGCCGGCAGGGCCCGCCGCCGGGTCAGGGGAGCCCCCGCGTCCGCCGCGCCCACCGCGGACGCCTCGCGGCGCCACCGGGTCGTCGACGCCTACCTCGCCGCCACCCGAGGCGGCGACTTCGACGCACTGCTCGCCCTGCTCCACCCCGACGTGGTGCTGCACGCCGACCGGGCCGTCGTACCGACCCCCGAGCCGCTCCTCGTCCGGGGTGCCCGCCCGGTGGCCGAGGGCGCGATGGCCTCCCTGGGCCGGGCCCGGTCCGCGGCGCTCGTCCTCGTCGACGGCGAGGTCGGTATGGCGATGCTGGAGAAGGGCCGGCTGCGGGTGCTGCTCCGGTTCGCCTTCGACGGCGACCTCATCCGGGAGATCGACGTGGTGGCCGAGCCGGAGCGGCTGCGGAAGACGGAAGTGGCGCTCGTGGAGGGGTAG
- a CDS encoding GntR family transcriptional regulator, protein MPGSSGNGAVTRSTLRQQIADALRDEVLAGRLQPGQEFTVKEIAEQYGVSATPVREALVDLSAQGLLEADQHRGFHVHEYSVDDFRGMIEARSLVTDGMFQALDAGHRILQELDEPRTAAAVAGVRRRGEEAQRAAAAGDLTVLIGYDLRFWRELSVLFGNPYLADFLHRLRVQTWVCTVQHLRRLTDLRGSLWAGHTEIADALYERDTKTARELLTAYNGHYLTLIEGLTAD, encoded by the coding sequence ATGCCCGGCAGCAGCGGCAACGGTGCCGTCACCCGCAGCACGCTGCGGCAGCAGATCGCGGACGCGCTGCGCGACGAGGTACTGGCCGGGCGGCTCCAGCCGGGGCAGGAATTCACCGTGAAGGAGATCGCCGAGCAGTACGGCGTCTCCGCCACCCCGGTCCGCGAGGCGCTCGTCGACCTGTCCGCGCAGGGACTCCTGGAGGCCGACCAGCACCGCGGCTTCCATGTGCACGAGTACTCCGTCGACGACTTCCGGGGCATGATCGAGGCCCGCAGCCTGGTCACGGACGGTATGTTCCAGGCGCTCGACGCCGGTCACCGCATCCTCCAGGAGCTGGACGAACCCCGTACCGCCGCGGCCGTGGCCGGTGTACGGCGGCGCGGCGAGGAGGCCCAGCGGGCCGCCGCCGCGGGCGACCTGACCGTGCTGATCGGCTACGACCTGCGCTTCTGGCGCGAGTTGAGCGTGCTGTTCGGCAATCCCTATCTCGCCGACTTCCTGCACCGGCTGCGGGTGCAGACCTGGGTGTGCACCGTCCAGCACCTGCGCAGGCTCACCGATCTGCGCGGCAGCCTGTGGGCGGGGCACACCGAGATCGCCGACGCCCTGTACGAACGCGACACCAAGACCGCCCGCGAGCTTCTCACCGCCTACAACGGCCACTATCTGACCCTCATCGAGGGCCTGACCGCCGACTGA
- a CDS encoding aspartate aminotransferase family protein: MTPQPHPEVGAAVKAADRAHVFHSWSAQELIDPLAVAGAEGAYFWDYDGNRYLDFTSGLVYTNIGYQHPKVVAAIQEQAATMTTFAPAFAVEARSEAARLIAERTPGDLDKIFFTNGGADAVEHAVRMARLHTGRAKVLSAYRSYHGGTQQAVNLTGDPRRWASDSASAGVVHFWAPFLYRSRFYAETEEQETARALEHLETTIAFEGPATVAAIVLETIPGTAGIMVPPPGYLAGVREICDKYGIVFVLDEVMAGFGRTGEWFAADLFDVTPDLMTFAKGVNSGYVPLGGVAISGAIAETFGKRPYPGGLTYSGHPLACAAAVATIDVMAEEGVVDNAKHLGTAVLEPALHELAERHPSIGEVRGVGMFWALELVKNKETREPLVPYNAVGEANAPMAAFAAAAKKQGIWPFVNMNRTHVVPPCNVSEAELKEGLAALDTALSVADEYTE, encoded by the coding sequence ATGACCCCTCAGCCACACCCCGAGGTCGGCGCCGCCGTGAAGGCCGCGGACCGTGCTCATGTGTTCCACTCCTGGTCCGCGCAGGAGCTCATCGACCCGCTCGCCGTCGCCGGTGCGGAGGGGGCGTACTTCTGGGACTACGACGGGAACCGCTACCTGGACTTCACCAGTGGGCTCGTCTACACCAACATCGGCTACCAGCACCCGAAGGTCGTCGCCGCGATACAGGAGCAGGCGGCGACGATGACGACCTTCGCGCCCGCCTTCGCCGTCGAGGCCCGCTCGGAGGCGGCCCGGCTGATCGCCGAGCGGACGCCCGGGGACCTGGACAAGATCTTCTTCACCAACGGTGGCGCGGACGCCGTGGAGCACGCCGTGCGCATGGCCCGGCTGCACACCGGACGGGCCAAGGTGCTGTCCGCCTACCGCTCGTACCACGGCGGTACGCAGCAGGCCGTCAACCTCACCGGTGACCCGCGGCGCTGGGCCTCCGACAGCGCCTCCGCCGGAGTCGTGCACTTCTGGGCGCCCTTCCTCTACCGGTCCCGCTTCTACGCCGAGACCGAGGAGCAGGAGACCGCGCGGGCGCTGGAGCACCTGGAGACGACCATCGCCTTCGAGGGGCCCGCCACCGTCGCCGCCATCGTCCTGGAGACCATCCCCGGGACCGCCGGGATCATGGTCCCGCCGCCCGGCTACCTCGCCGGGGTCCGCGAGATCTGCGACAAGTACGGGATCGTCTTCGTCCTGGACGAGGTCATGGCCGGGTTCGGGCGGACCGGCGAGTGGTTCGCCGCCGACCTGTTCGACGTCACTCCCGACCTCATGACCTTCGCCAAGGGCGTCAACAGCGGGTACGTGCCGCTCGGCGGTGTCGCCATCTCCGGTGCCATCGCGGAGACCTTCGGCAAGCGGCCCTACCCCGGCGGGCTCACCTACTCCGGGCACCCCCTCGCCTGCGCCGCCGCCGTCGCGACGATCGACGTCATGGCGGAGGAGGGCGTCGTCGACAACGCCAAGCACCTCGGTACGGCCGTCCTGGAGCCGGCGCTGCACGAGCTCGCCGAGCGGCACCCGAGCATCGGCGAGGTGCGGGGCGTGGGCATGTTCTGGGCCCTGGAGCTCGTGAAGAACAAGGAGACCCGCGAGCCGCTCGTGCCCTACAACGCGGTGGGCGAGGCGAACGCCCCGATGGCCGCGTTCGCCGCCGCCGCGAAGAAGCAGGGCATCTGGCCGTTCGTCAACATGAACCGGACGCATGTCGTGCCGCCGTGCAACGTCAGCGAGGCCGAACTGAAGGAGGGCCTCGCCGCCCTGGACACGGCGCTCTCCGTGGCGGACGAATACACGGAGTAA
- a CDS encoding type 1 glutamine amidotransferase family protein — protein sequence MNLKPVHLAVYDTYADWETGHATAYLARAGYEIRTVGFSREPVDSIGGLRVQPACVLDEVRPSDSSLLILPGADLWDAGDDLAPFARKAREFLDAGVPVAAICGATAGLAREGLLDDREHTSAVSFYLAATGYGGGERYVDADAVTDGRLITAGPTEPVAFAREIFRLLGVYEGEVLDAWYRLFHDSDPQAYAVLEKAAAR from the coding sequence ATGAACCTCAAGCCAGTGCATCTTGCCGTGTACGACACCTACGCCGACTGGGAGACGGGCCACGCCACGGCCTACCTCGCCCGCGCCGGGTACGAGATCCGGACGGTCGGGTTCTCGCGCGAGCCGGTGGACTCCATCGGGGGCCTGCGGGTGCAGCCCGCGTGCGTTCTGGACGAGGTGCGGCCGTCCGACAGCTCCCTGCTGATCCTCCCGGGCGCCGATCTCTGGGACGCGGGCGACGACCTCGCCCCCTTCGCCCGCAAGGCGCGCGAGTTCCTCGACGCCGGGGTCCCCGTCGCCGCGATCTGCGGGGCCACCGCGGGGCTCGCGCGCGAGGGGCTGCTCGACGACCGCGAGCACACCAGTGCCGTGTCCTTCTATCTGGCGGCCACGGGGTACGGCGGCGGCGAGCGGTACGTCGACGCGGACGCCGTGACCGACGGCCGCCTGATCACCGCGGGGCCCACCGAGCCCGTCGCCTTCGCCCGGGAGATCTTCCGGCTGCTCGGGGTGTACGAGGGCGAGGTGCTGGACGCCTGGTACCGGCTGTTCCACGACTCCGACCCGCAGGCGTACGCCGTGCTGGAGAAGGCGGCCGCGCGGTGA
- a CDS encoding helix-turn-helix domain-containing protein has translation MSRERQDLLSRGALGVFRLNGQFLAVAEELAGPAGLTAAWWQVLGAVLREPLPVAGIAREMGITRQSVQRIADLLVERGLAEYRPNPAHRRAKLLAPTQEGLAAVRRIDPGHTAFADRLAEVLGEAELAETVGMLERLSKALEQISTADGRT, from the coding sequence GTGAGCCGGGAGCGGCAGGACCTGCTCAGCCGGGGCGCGCTCGGAGTGTTCCGGCTCAACGGCCAGTTCCTCGCCGTGGCCGAGGAGCTGGCCGGACCCGCCGGGCTCACCGCGGCCTGGTGGCAGGTGCTCGGCGCGGTGCTGCGGGAGCCGCTTCCGGTCGCCGGGATCGCCCGGGAGATGGGCATCACCCGGCAGAGCGTGCAGCGGATCGCCGATCTGCTGGTGGAGCGGGGGCTCGCCGAGTACCGGCCCAACCCCGCCCACCGCCGCGCCAAGCTCCTCGCGCCGACCCAGGAGGGGCTGGCCGCCGTGCGCCGGATCGACCCGGGCCACACGGCCTTCGCCGACCGGCTCGCGGAGGTCCTCGGGGAGGCCGAACTCGCTGAGACCGTAGGGATGTTGGAGAGGTTGTCCAAGGCGCTCGAACAGATCTCGACGGCCGACGGACGGACATAG
- a CDS encoding SLATT domain-containing protein, giving the protein MGQPEMQPEGPPQDGRADLAGRPFPLGDWGEPAARLDELYRWVERGALETASWYLADRVWKRRCARVLRGGAAAGAVAGAALPLLGLAGVAGAGLAPWGYLALLLAVACVAVDRYFGVTSGWIRDVATAQAVQRRLQVLQFEWASEGVREVLGPTEGTAAEATERCLGVLRRFSEDVTELIRVETADWIVEFRNGSTPMGIQGAVTSGGRQDPGGPQGRFPLPPGPPARPNMPRQRPPEPR; this is encoded by the coding sequence GTGGGTCAGCCGGAGATGCAGCCCGAGGGCCCGCCTCAGGACGGACGGGCCGATCTGGCCGGGCGGCCGTTTCCGCTCGGCGACTGGGGCGAGCCCGCCGCACGGCTGGACGAGTTGTACCGGTGGGTGGAGCGCGGGGCGCTGGAGACGGCGTCCTGGTATCTCGCCGACCGGGTGTGGAAACGGCGCTGTGCGCGGGTCCTGCGGGGCGGCGCCGCGGCGGGGGCGGTGGCCGGGGCCGCGCTGCCGTTGCTGGGCCTGGCGGGGGTGGCGGGCGCCGGCCTCGCGCCCTGGGGTTATCTCGCGCTGCTGCTCGCGGTGGCCTGCGTGGCCGTGGACCGGTACTTCGGTGTGACCTCGGGCTGGATAAGGGACGTGGCCACCGCGCAGGCCGTGCAGCGGCGGCTGCAGGTGCTGCAGTTCGAGTGGGCCTCGGAGGGCGTGCGTGAGGTCCTGGGCCCCACGGAGGGCACGGCCGCGGAGGCCACCGAGCGCTGCCTGGGCGTCCTGCGGCGTTTCTCGGAGGACGTGACGGAGCTGATCCGCGTGGAGACGGCCGACTGGATCGTGGAGTTCCGCAACGGGTCGACGCCCATGGGCATCCAGGGCGCGGTGACCTCGGGCGGCCGCCAGGACCCCGGCGGCCCCCAGGGCCGCTTCCCCCTGCCCCCGGGCCCCCCGGCCCGCCCGAACATGCCCCGCCAACGCCCACCGGAGCCGCGGTGA
- a CDS encoding YbaB/EbfC family nucleoid-associated protein, translating to MIPGGGQPNMQQLLQQAQKMQQDLANAQEELARTEVDGQAGGGLVRATVTGAGELRALKIDPKAVDPEDTETLADLVVAAVQAANENAQTLQQQKLGPLAQGLGGGSGIPGLPF from the coding sequence GTGATCCCCGGTGGTGGCCAGCCCAACATGCAGCAGCTGCTCCAGCAGGCCCAGAAGATGCAGCAGGACCTGGCGAACGCACAGGAGGAACTCGCCAGGACCGAGGTCGACGGCCAGGCGGGCGGCGGTCTGGTGAGGGCCACCGTCACCGGTGCCGGCGAGCTGCGCGCGCTGAAGATCGACCCGAAGGCGGTGGACCCGGAGGACACCGAGACCCTCGCCGACCTGGTCGTGGCGGCGGTCCAGGCGGCCAACGAGAACGCCCAGACCCTGCAGCAGCAGAAGCTCGGTCCGCTCGCCCAGGGACTCGGCGGCGGCAGCGGTATCCCCGGGCTGCCTTTCTAA
- the recR gene encoding recombination mediator RecR: MYEGVVQDLIDELGRLPGVGPKSAQRIAFHILQAEPADVRRLAHALMEVKAKVRFCATCGNVAQEELCNICRDPRRDLSVICVVEEPKDVVAIERTREFRGKYHVLGGAISPIEGVGPDDLRIRELLARLADGTVTELILATDPNLEGEATATYLARMIKPMGLKVTRLASGLPVGGDLEYADEVTLGRAFEGRRLLDV, encoded by the coding sequence TTGTACGAAGGCGTGGTCCAGGACCTCATCGACGAACTGGGGCGGCTGCCCGGCGTCGGTCCCAAGAGCGCGCAGCGGATCGCCTTCCACATCCTCCAGGCGGAACCGGCGGACGTACGGCGCCTCGCGCACGCCCTGATGGAGGTCAAGGCGAAGGTCCGCTTCTGCGCGACCTGCGGCAATGTCGCTCAGGAAGAGCTGTGCAACATCTGCCGCGACCCCCGCCGCGACCTCTCCGTCATCTGTGTGGTGGAGGAGCCGAAGGACGTGGTCGCGATCGAGCGCACCCGGGAGTTCCGTGGCAAGTACCACGTCCTGGGGGGCGCGATCAGCCCCATCGAGGGTGTCGGTCCGGACGACCTGCGGATACGAGAACTTCTCGCGCGGTTGGCCGACGGGACGGTCACGGAGCTGATCCTGGCCACCGACCCGAACCTGGAGGGCGAGGCCACGGCGACGTACCTCGCCCGCATGATCAAGCCCATGGGCCTCAAGGTCACCCGCCTGGCCAGCGGCCTCCCGGTGGGTGGCGACCTGGAATACGCGGACGAGGTGACCCTCGGCCGCGCCTTCGAGGGGAGACGACTCCTAGATGTCTGA